One window from the genome of Kryptolebias marmoratus isolate JLee-2015 linkage group LG1, ASM164957v2, whole genome shotgun sequence encodes:
- the mthfd2 gene encoding bifunctional methylenetetrahydrofolate dehydrogenase/cyclohydrolase, mitochondrial — translation MAAVRTLRKLCQHTRHQVRRLHASASRQEAVVISGRKLARQIREETQVDVEKWVLAGNRRPHLSVVLVGDDPASHSYVLNKTRAAADVGISSETILKHSDISEEELLDLIYKLNADHRVDGLLVQLPLPDHIDERMICNAVAPAKDVDGFHVVNVGRMCLDQSTMLPATPWGVWEIIKRTGIPTFGKNVLVAGRSKNVGMPIAMLLHTDGRHERPGGDATVTISHRNTPKEQLCQHTKMADIIVAAAGIPKLITADMIKEGAAVIDVGINRVQDPVTGKTRLVGDVDFEGVRKKAGFITPVPGGVGPMTVAMLMKNTVKAAKNVLQIPPERIRLAAAS, via the exons GCAGGAGGCTGTGGTCATCTCAGGGAGGAAACTGGCACGTCAGATTCGGGAAGAGACCCAGGTCGATGTGGAGAAATGGGTTTTAGCCGGCAACAGGAGGCCTCACCTGAGCGTGGTCCTTGTCGGAGACGACCCAGCCAGTCACTCGTACGTTCTCAACAAGACTCGGGCCGCAGCTGACGTTG GAATCTCGAGTGAGACGATTCTCAAACACTCGGACATCAGCGAGGAGGAGTTACTGGACTTGATCTACAAACTCAATGCAGACCATCGCGTCGACGGCCTGCTGGTCCAGCTGCCTCTGCCGG ATCACATTGACGAGCGGATGATCTGCAATGCAGTTGCTCCTGCCAAGGATGTAGACGGCTTCCATGTAGTTAATGTCGGCCGCATGTGCCTGGATCAGTCCACCATGCTTCCTGCCACTCCCTGGGGAGTCTGGGAAATTATCAAACGCACTG gcaTTCCTACTTTCGGAAAGAATGTACTAGTTGCAGGACGCTCCAAGAACGTGGGCATGCCCATTGCCATGTTGCTGCACACAGACGGCCGACACGAGAGGCCTGGAg GTGATGCCACAGTCACCATTTCTCACCGTAACACTCCAAAGGAACAACTTTGCCAGCACACTAAAATGGCTGACATCATTGTGGCCGCTGCAG GGATTCCTAAGCTGATTACAGCGGACATGATCAAAGAGGGAGCAGCTGTGATTGACGTGGGAATAAACCGAGTCCAGGACCCCGTCACTGGAAAGACCAGGCTGGTTGGAGATGTGGATTTTGAAG GCGTGAGGAAGAAGGCGGGATTCATCACCCCGGTTCCTGGAGGAGTTGGACCCATGACTGTAGCAATGCTCATGAAGAACACCGTCAAAGCTGCCAAGAATGTCCTTCAGATTCCCCCGGAGAGAATCCGCTTGGCTGCTGCGTCCTAA
- the arl6ip4 gene encoding ADP-ribosylation factor-like protein 6-interacting protein 4 has protein sequence MDRSRSPDRAGREKKHDKKKRRRSSSSSSSSSSSSSSRSRSSSKKKSHKKKDGQRKKRRTRSSSSSSTSSSSSSSSSSSSSKDERTKKKRSKAKKKKKKKLKKQKAKLKKQRKKEKKLKKDAEEPQRAAEKPSSFLEMWQHDEEAEELGPVMTDEQKARLSTKRPLTKEEYEARQSVIRRVVDPETGRTRLVRGEGEIIEEIVSRERHKDINKQATKGDGNAFQRKLGINK, from the exons ATGGATCGCAGCAGATCGCCGGACAGAGctgggagagagaaaaaacacgaTAAAAAGAAGCGGAGAcgatcttcctcctcctcctcttcatcctcttcctcctcgagcagcagaagcagatcATCGTCTAAGAAGAAATCTCACAAAAAGAAAG ATGGGCAGAGAAAGAAGCGCAGAACTcgctcctcttcttcatcatccacctcctcctcctcttcttcttcctcatcgTCTTCGTCCTCGAAGGATGAGAGgacgaagaagaagagaagcaaagccaagaagaagaagaaaaagaaactgaaaaagcaaaaggcgaagctgaagaaacagaggaaaaaggagaagaagctgaagaaggacGCAGAGGAGCCTCAGAGGGCTGCAGAGAAACCTTCATCCTTCCTGGAGATGTGGCAGCATGAtgaggaggcagaggagctcGGGCCAG TCATGACCGATGAGCAGAAGGCCCGACTCTCCACCAAGAGGCCTCTCACCAAAGAGGAGTACGAGGCCAGGCAGAGTGTGATCCGCAGGGTGGTGGACCCTGAAACAGGACGGACCAG ACTGgtgagaggagagggagagatcATTGAGGAGATAGTCAGCCGAGAGAGACACAAAGACATCAATAAG CAAGCTACAAAGGGAGATGGGAATGCCTTCCAGAGAAAACTGGGAATCAACAAGTAG